The DNA region GTACTACACAATACCGAATGCTGAATTTTTAATAGCCGTTCAAGCTTTGACATTTTCAAATCGTTTCGAAAGACGTTGCATAACTGTACTTCGTTTCTATAGTCGCAAAGCGCAGTGCAAATTATACTTTGCCGTAATCAAATCAGCACGTAACGATCGCGGTATTCACGAAGAATTCTAGTTGCTCTGAGGACGTCGGGTATAATGCGCTAATAGAAGAGAGGAAAATTTATAGGATCGATTCTGTATTGTAATTCGAAAAACTCACTCTACTGCTCGTCGAGAGTTGCCTTGCTCCTTGCTGAGCAACGGTCAACGTGGGCTTCACAAATCGCGGCAGCATGTTGTTCGCAGTATTCTTCGAGCACGAATGTGGCTGATTTCAAATTCGAGGAGACGACGTTCGATAACCTTTCAAAGACACCCCTGTGACCTCAATGATATTCCACACTCGTTCTGTTTCACTCCCTCCAATCCTCTGCTACATGCAGTAATACGTATGCAACCATGCGCGTTTTCGCACTGATAATTGCGCACGTCTGCAATCGTTTGTGGAATATAACGCGGGAATTTTTGAAGAAGTCATCACTCCTTGCATGTTGACGTTTTgatcactttttttaaaaagccaaaTGTACCGTTTAATGTTAccgaaatttggtatgattATTTTTGCCACACAAGATAGAACTaggaatacaaaaatattaattcttttacgAACCCTGTACGCATACGTTAGTGGTTCGGCTCTCACACGGGTGTACAGTTTATATGTGGAAGGATTAAACGgtcatttattaaaatttatcgcTGTAACGGGGCAGCTACGATGAATTGTTATAAAAACTTGTCGTAAGACTCTGTTTATGGTCGGTAAAACCAGTAATTGCATAAATTTACATTAATTCAAAATGTCAAGTGGTAAGTTGAGGTTATCTAACCTCTAAACAAGCCAAATGTTTGTCTTTTTAACTCTGCCTGGCAGTGAGAAATCGGAAATGGTCATCGAGGTTGGCAGGCTTTATCACGCATCCGCTAGGTGCGGGAAAGTATTGTTCAGCCCAATTCCTAACTTAATTTATCCTAGCTGCTGCACAAATACAGTTTTCATTCCCCAATTATTCAATCCTACAAATTAATTTACGTCGAGTTCCATAGAATTTACGACGTCGTTAAGACTGATCTCAAATGTCCCTAGATCAAATATCCAATCAATACTTTCCCCGTTGCGTTGGCGGGAAAATACGCCAATGTCAGGGAAGGAATAGTGACTCTCGACGCGAAAACACGCCACTGCCAGGCTTGGAGTTACGAACAAATGAATGTATTTAAATTATAGAATCACTGAATAAATCGCTCAACTTATTCCAGAAATAGAGACGAGTcttttattaattatactagACGTAAACCCGATCCAAAGAATTATAAAGCAAGAAACAAGGATATTGACGCAATGCTTGGACTCCACTATCGTTTTTGCAAATGCCCATCTAATGCAGTCATCTAACAACCAACTGGCTCTATTAGTCTGCCATAGTCATGGAGTAAAATTCTTATATCCATGCGAAAAGTCGTCGGAAATCAGACAAATGGATGGGCAGTACGAAAAGTTCACTATGGTCGAGCGTACTGTAAGGCAACAACTGCAGCAGGTGATCAATGAGATCACCATGGACAATCCTTTGAATGGAGAGAGCCTAATATCTGGGGCATTGACCATGGCACTGTGCTATGTCGCGAGACTAGAACGAGAGAAACTTGCCggtgaaaaattatattccagAATCCTCGTGATCACAGCCAGCAATGATTCCGCGACTCAATATATGAATTACATGAATATATTCTTCACCGCTCAGAAAATGGTGAGTTACCATTTTTCTCCAACTTGTAGCTTGCAGATTGCAAAGTAAGGCTAACAATTTTCTTTGAAACATTTAGGGAATAATATTGGATGTGTGCAGTTTAGATCAGGAATTGACTTTACTTCAGCAAGGTTGCGACATAACCGGGGGAAATTATTTGAAGGTTCCACAATTAAGCGGATTGCTGCAATATTTACTAGTAAGAGAGGCATAATGCATTTACTTTTATCATGTACCAAGTCTCTTTTATTCATATGCAAGCGTTTCCTTTTTAGTGGATATTTCTTCCTGATCCAAATATTAGGTCTAAGCTAGTGCTGCCACCACCGGTGAAAGTGGATTACCGAGCGGCGTGCTTTTGCCACCAAGAGCTTATTGATATTGGCTATGTATGCTCCATATGTTTATCAAGTAAGAGAGACatgtgaaattattttattatccttACTGGATTTACACTAAACATTAAtcaataatttttgtttacagTATTTTGTAAATTCAGTCCAATCTGTACCACTTGTCAGTAAGTATATTCGTCACATTaatgtattcaaatatttttttcgaaatgctAAGTAATAAATCGcactttttgttattttcttgCAGCACAGTATTCAAAATGCCGGGACCTATACCTATcaaaatgaagaagaagaagaaaaatttgGATATAGTACATTAATCATATTTAATGTTATCTTCTAGTAATAAGAACTTTTTACCTCGATACATCTATTTTCTCACCACAAATGTCATATCAGGTTATAACAACGAAAATGCATCGAAACTGCCTGCTCACAGTCCCTTATTATAATAGAGTTTGGTCACATGGTCGCCGACATTTGCTTCAAATTCTTTGTATTCGGATGGGCGTAGCTTCAACCATTTTGGGCTCATGGAACTTAACAATTAAAGCGTGTTAATTATCGAATCGCTTTACCTCGCGATCGTTAACTGAATATTACGCAGTCGCTTACTTGCATTGCGGAAAAATTGCGAGAGACGAGGGAATCATGAACATGCAGCtgtagaaataaataattatagtgAACAGCCAATCGTTCGAACAGAAGAGAGGAAATTTACCATAGTGCACAGATAAAGGTCTCTATCGGAAGCTGCGCCCATGGCCGAAGCTTGTAAAAACAGTACACCCTGATATTCTGCGTTGCTAATGGAAGGAAGACCAAGCATGGCATGGGCATAACAATTCTCGTGATAAAGCATTCGGTAATACCCTTTACCGCTGCTACCCTGGAATTCATTATGGGATTTTCTGCCTCACCAACGTACAAAGGAATGCCATTTGCTATTTCCTTGTGGCGCATAAGTGGCAAATTTACCGCGTGCCCGGTAACCACCGCACAAAATGGCACAAGTTTCTAATATTAAAGAAAGGCCTATGAGAGTGGTACAAATTTGTGTAGAAGATGGAACGTTACTTCGCTGCAAAGTAACAGGAAACTATATAACTTTTAAGAGAGGTCCACTGCAACGCAGCATCCTTCTGCAGCCAGCGGCCATCAAAGAGCTCGCTATTACTGCGCACACGAAAGCACATTTCACCGTGTTTTTATCGTCCTGATCGTCGGCCGCCGCATTTCTGTTCGCGTAATTCAGGATGGCGTTGTGGGTCTGGTTTGCTATCTGGCATAACACGACGGCAGTGGTACTTCTAAGAAATGCACACAATACATGCTAACGGTGTCTGAATTGGTGGCATGGGAAGAGAGCTGTTTCTCGTTGGCACAGAGACTTTAAACGATTTACTTGTAAAACGTGATCATTGCTGTTGTGAGTACGACGGAAATGGGCAATTGGAACGATAGTCGGCCAAGAATGGGCATTAGTTCACCTGTGTCTGGATGAAACGCACTATCTCTGAGTTTCTTCGCGCGAATAAGCTGCGCCATTGGGACATCCGAAGGTACACTACCGGCTCTAGAAAGTATTTGTAATCAACTTGAAATTCTGTTACTGTGCCCCACCTACAGTTCACTCACTTGTAGTCATCGCATAACTGTTTCGccttccataattttttttcgggCACGATAATTGTGCGCCAGTCAGTGATAAAAGCAAAGTGTTTCCATCTACCAATATAGGTGGACTGGTCCCATAATGGTTGATCGATGTCA from Andrena cerasifolii isolate SP2316 chromosome 13, iyAndCera1_principal, whole genome shotgun sequence includes:
- the Tfb4 gene encoding transcription factor B4, whose product is MSSEIETSLLLIILDVNPIQRIIKQETRILTQCLDSTIVFANAHLMQSSNNQLALLVCHSHGVKFLYPCEKSSEIRQMDGQYEKFTMVERTVRQQLQQVINEITMDNPLNGESLISGALTMALCYVARLEREKLAGEKLYSRILVITASNDSATQYMNYMNIFFTAQKMGIILDVCSLDQELTLLQQGCDITGGNYLKVPQLSGLLQYLLWIFLPDPNIRSKLVLPPPVKVDYRAACFCHQELIDIGYVCSICLSIFCKFSPICTTCHTVFKMPGPIPIKMKKKKKNLDIVH
- the LOC143375797 gene encoding sideroflexin-2-like, giving the protein MPMPCLVFLPLATQNIRVYCFYKLRPWAQLPIETFICALCCMFMIPSSLAIFPQCNSMSPKWLKLRPSEYKEFEANVGDHVTKLYYNKGL